A section of the Nitrososphaerota archaeon genome encodes:
- a CDS encoding protein-disulfide isomerase has translation MGENRDSRREKERENYASKQKSQKQKNKLIAAGIFAVIIGIIAFASYTYYEKIAVTGTQMSGPPGAGRLGDEHEHAAILVRIFGDKFDFSLPDYQVKSPYIHFESQNGDTIHRHASNVPLGFLFDSIKIGFDDECFVFRDKKPEHTFCNNEDYSLNFYVNHEKVPTLSNHILKEDDRILVLYGNENQTQIDNYLMELDGLFIEKQ, from the coding sequence ATGGGTGAAAACCGAGATTCCCGACGTGAAAAAGAGAGGGAAAACTATGCTTCCAAGCAAAAGTCACAAAAACAGAAAAACAAGCTGATTGCAGCAGGAATTTTTGCTGTAATAATCGGAATTATAGCATTTGCATCGTATACTTATTATGAAAAAATAGCAGTCACAGGAACCCAAATGTCAGGACCTCCTGGTGCCGGCAGACTAGGGGATGAACACGAGCATGCAGCCATTCTTGTCAGGATCTTTGGTGACAAATTCGACTTTTCTCTACCGGATTATCAAGTAAAAAGTCCGTATATCCACTTTGAGAGCCAAAATGGTGACACCATCCACAGACACGCATCCAATGTTCCACTTGGATTCCTCTTTGACTCAATCAAGATAGGATTTGATGATGAATGCTTTGTGTTCCGAGACAAAAAACCAGAACATACATTCTGCAATAACGAGGATTATTCATTAAATTTCTATGTAAATCACGAAAAGGTACCAACACTGAGCAACCATATTCTCAAAGAAGATGACAGAATCCTAGTGCTATACGGCAATGAAAACCAGACCCAGATAGATAACTACCTAATGGAACTAGATGGGCTCTTCATAGAGAAGCAATAA
- the ilvD gene encoding dihydroxy-acid dehydratase has translation MEISSRNVVSGTARAPHRAMYKAMGLTDNDLDKPFIGVCHTGNEATPCNIHLPRLAIRAKQGVSDAGFTPREFSTIAVSDGIAMGHEGMKSSLVSREIIADSIEIMVRAHQYDGFVGIAGCDKSLPGTMMAMARLNLPSIFVYGGTIMPGMLNGQQLTVQDVYEAVGAYDAGKITLESLKSIENYACPTAGSCGGMFTANTMASISEALGIALPGSASPPAEDERREKMVYDTGVACVQALKNNIRPRDILTFEAFENAITILNAIGGSTNAILHLLAISHEAKVNLTYDDFERIRRKVPHVADLKPGGMYVMNDLDKVGGVPLMLKRLLDRKLLHENVLTITGKTMKQNLDSIVLPPSNDDIIKPMTNPLHNTGTAVILKGSLAPDGAVVKMSGVKITKFTGKAKCFDREELAFDAVSQNKIKEGDVVVIRYEGPKGGPGMREMLAVTAALVGQGLGEKVAMVTDGRFSGATRGFMIGHVAPEAFIGGNIALLQDGDEITIDTETNKIDLHISSDEMENRRKAWKPRKPNYESGALAKYASLVGSAAQGAVTSPIW, from the coding sequence ATGGAGATTTCAAGTAGAAATGTAGTGTCTGGTACCGCGCGAGCGCCACACCGCGCAATGTACAAGGCAATGGGATTAACAGACAATGATCTGGATAAGCCGTTTATCGGGGTGTGCCATACAGGAAATGAGGCAACGCCATGTAATATCCACCTGCCAAGACTAGCTATTAGGGCAAAACAAGGAGTATCTGATGCAGGATTTACCCCAAGGGAATTTTCCACAATAGCAGTATCCGATGGCATAGCGATGGGCCACGAAGGTATGAAGTCATCTCTGGTATCTCGCGAGATAATTGCGGACTCGATAGAGATAATGGTGCGCGCTCACCAGTATGATGGATTTGTAGGAATTGCAGGGTGTGACAAAAGCCTTCCTGGTACAATGATGGCGATGGCGCGACTAAACCTGCCGTCGATTTTTGTATATGGCGGTACAATAATGCCTGGAATGCTTAACGGTCAACAGCTTACAGTACAAGACGTTTACGAGGCAGTTGGAGCATATGATGCCGGAAAGATTACACTGGAATCTCTAAAAAGTATAGAAAACTATGCTTGCCCCACTGCAGGATCCTGCGGTGGAATGTTTACTGCGAATACAATGGCGTCAATTTCTGAAGCATTAGGGATTGCATTACCTGGCAGTGCTTCTCCCCCAGCTGAGGATGAGAGACGTGAGAAGATGGTGTACGATACAGGTGTTGCATGTGTGCAGGCTTTGAAAAACAATATCCGACCGCGGGATATTTTGACATTTGAGGCATTTGAGAACGCTATTACCATACTGAATGCAATCGGTGGCTCTACCAATGCCATTTTGCATTTGCTGGCAATATCACATGAGGCCAAGGTAAATCTGACCTATGATGATTTTGAGAGAATTCGAAGAAAAGTACCTCATGTTGCTGATTTGAAGCCAGGTGGAATGTATGTCATGAATGATCTGGATAAAGTAGGTGGTGTACCATTGATGTTAAAGAGATTGTTAGACAGAAAATTACTCCATGAAAATGTGTTGACTATAACCGGCAAAACAATGAAGCAAAATCTGGATAGTATTGTGTTGCCGCCATCAAATGACGATATTATAAAACCCATGACAAACCCACTACACAATACCGGTACTGCTGTAATTCTGAAAGGATCACTGGCTCCAGATGGTGCCGTAGTAAAAATGTCTGGCGTAAAGATTACCAAATTCACCGGAAAAGCCAAGTGTTTCGACAGGGAGGAGCTTGCTTTTGATGCAGTATCACAGAACAAAATCAAGGAAGGCGACGTGGTTGTGATTCGATATGAGGGTCCAAAGGGTGGTCCTGGAATGAGAGAGATGCTGGCAGTCACTGCTGCATTGGTAGGCCAAGGATTAGGAGAAAAAGTGGCAATGGTAACCGATGGCAGATTTTCAGGAGCGACTCGCGGATTTATGATTGGACATGTGGCGCCAGAGGCCTTTATTGGCGGAAACATTGCTTTGTTGCAAGATGGTGATGAAATCACTATAGATACAGAAACCAACAAGATTGACTTGCATATTTCTTCTGATGAAATGGAAAACAGAAGAAAAGCTTGGAAGCCAAGAAAACCAAACTATGAATCCGGGGCATTGGCAAAATATGCATCACTGGTAGGCTCTGCAGCACAAGGTGCTGTGACTAGTCCTATTTGGTAA
- a CDS encoding antibiotic biosynthesis monooxygenase: MYVAIIDMPLKEDKEEEFATWIAETNKILAKNPGFVGRRLGKSSDGKYVIIAEFESEESHHKIHQTQEHHQIAMQLMGFLKQGPSRKFYDIISQ; the protein is encoded by the coding sequence ATGTATGTTGCAATAATAGACATGCCTCTCAAGGAGGACAAAGAAGAGGAATTTGCGACTTGGATTGCAGAAACAAACAAAATTCTTGCTAAAAATCCAGGATTTGTAGGAAGAAGGCTGGGCAAATCAAGTGACGGAAAGTATGTCATTATTGCAGAGTTTGAGAGTGAAGAGTCACATCATAAAATACACCAGACACAAGAACATCATCAGATAGCAATGCAGTTAATGGGATTTCTAAAGCAAGGACCTTCTAGAAAGTTTTACGATATAATTTCTCAATAG
- a CDS encoding anthranilate synthase component I family protein, translating to MATFGNHTCTIIPLGLPGTQFDIYSKLEQHYTHTFLFESLTGPEEMAESSIIGFDPKIIIQGYSDRIVISYKDGTTKIIPTKDPVAELKQFITPTQDQSHRYLGGAVGIINYDAIKLYENIPINDNSKPIMEFGIYQDGILYDNKTKQSLYFYYDENRINQIKQSERKFGNITLSDITTNMDESQFTNIVNKAKQYLHSGDIFQVVLSRKFNFSASGDILRVYKELRALNPSPYLYHMKFVQKTYIGCSPEMLVRVTGEEVETFPIAGTRKITDDEAKNKQLEQELLSDQKEIAEHTMLVDLGRNDVGRVCRYGSVRVPELMRIKRFSHVQHIVTHVVGKLDEKNDMFSAFEAVFPAGTVSGAPKIRAMEIINELEPDIREQYAGAVGYFSNNGCCDFAITIRSIFFDGTQGFIQSGAGIVIDSTPKGEFKETEHKAGAMIAALKESTK from the coding sequence GTGGCCACCTTTGGTAACCATACTTGTACTATAATACCCCTAGGCCTACCTGGAACGCAATTCGATATCTATTCCAAACTAGAACAACATTACACCCACACATTTCTCTTTGAATCACTGACTGGTCCTGAAGAGATGGCAGAATCATCTATCATTGGCTTTGATCCAAAGATAATCATCCAAGGATATTCAGATAGAATTGTAATATCATACAAGGACGGCACTACCAAAATAATTCCAACCAAAGATCCAGTAGCAGAATTAAAACAATTCATTACACCAACCCAAGACCAGTCACATCGATACCTGGGCGGTGCAGTCGGAATCATAAACTATGACGCTATAAAACTGTACGAAAACATTCCAATCAATGACAATTCAAAACCAATAATGGAATTTGGAATCTACCAGGACGGAATATTATACGACAACAAAACAAAGCAATCATTATACTTCTATTATGATGAAAACAGAATAAATCAGATAAAACAATCAGAGAGAAAATTTGGTAACATCACTCTATCTGATATCACAACAAACATGGACGAATCACAATTTACTAATATAGTGAACAAGGCAAAGCAATACCTACACTCTGGCGATATCTTTCAAGTGGTATTATCTAGAAAATTTAACTTTTCAGCGTCTGGTGATATTCTGCGCGTATACAAGGAGCTGCGTGCACTCAATCCATCACCATATCTATACCACATGAAGTTTGTACAAAAAACCTACATTGGGTGTAGTCCTGAAATGCTAGTCCGAGTCACAGGCGAGGAAGTAGAGACATTTCCCATTGCAGGCACACGCAAAATCACAGACGATGAGGCAAAAAATAAGCAATTAGAGCAGGAATTGCTATCCGACCAAAAAGAAATCGCTGAGCATACAATGTTAGTTGACCTTGGACGAAATGATGTGGGTCGAGTCTGCAGATATGGCTCTGTTCGTGTACCAGAACTAATGCGGATAAAGCGATTTTCACATGTACAACATATTGTGACTCATGTTGTTGGAAAGCTAGATGAAAAAAATGATATGTTTTCTGCATTTGAGGCAGTATTTCCTGCAGGAACTGTATCTGGTGCACCGAAGATTAGGGCGATGGAGATAATCAACGAATTAGAGCCCGATATCAGAGAACAATATGCAGGGGCTGTTGGATATTTTTCCAACAATGGTTGTTGTGATTTTGCAATAACAATTAGAAGTATCTTTTTTGATGGTACTCAAGGCTTCATTCAATCAGGTGCAGGAATTGTCATAGACTCCACACCCAAAGGCGAGTTCAAGGAAACGGAACATAAGGCTGGGGCCATGATCGCAGCGCTAAAGGAGTCCACAAAATGA
- a CDS encoding aminodeoxychorismate/anthranilate synthase component II encodes MKFLVIDNYDSFTYNIAHLLGDLGVESDVIRNDKITLDEIKKRNYDAIIISPGPGTPEDKRYFGICSNVIHELGPKTPILGICLGHQGIIHEFGGKVVNAGCARHGKTSQIKHYSDSLFSGVQNPFRATRYHSLVGDKTIIPDVLKVTAISEDDGEVMGVSHKDYLIEGVQFHPESILTTEGKKILQNFINKVKKC; translated from the coding sequence ATGAAATTTCTAGTCATTGACAATTATGATTCATTCACGTACAATATTGCACATCTGTTGGGCGATCTTGGTGTGGAATCCGACGTCATACGCAATGACAAGATAACTCTGGATGAAATAAAAAAAAGAAACTATGACGCAATAATAATATCACCAGGTCCAGGTACTCCTGAAGACAAAAGATATTTTGGAATCTGTTCCAATGTGATTCACGAGCTAGGGCCAAAAACACCAATTCTTGGAATTTGCCTTGGACACCAGGGAATAATACATGAATTTGGTGGCAAAGTAGTCAATGCAGGTTGCGCAAGACACGGCAAAACAAGCCAGATCAAGCATTATTCTGATTCATTATTTTCTGGTGTGCAAAACCCGTTTCGTGCAACGAGATATCATTCTCTGGTGGGTGATAAGACCATCATACCAGATGTTCTAAAAGTAACCGCAATATCTGAAGACGACGGTGAAGTAATGGGGGTATCGCACAAGGACTATCTAATCGAAGGAGTACAGTTCCACCCAGAATCGATACTAACCACAGAAGGAAAAAAGATCCTCCAGAATTTTATCAACAAGGTGAAAAAATGTTAG